From the Ammospiza caudacuta isolate bAmmCau1 chromosome 26, bAmmCau1.pri, whole genome shotgun sequence genome, one window contains:
- the LOC131568159 gene encoding disintegrin and metalloproteinase domain-containing protein 32-like, whose product MSWSQVWSQITVPQQLGASTKGEEGLKQARCGGSCNNGTASTRVAAATLCSPFAVHSRPWIVLFPTPCSHFSPSLLFCMHKEAVSYTLRIEGKPYTIHLQQHAFLSDDFQTYVASEQGSLHADSAHSEGGCHYWGYIDGFPSSAVTLSTCSGLRGLLQFENVSYSIQPLGYSPAFQHVLYRVGEEQMAAAPPAQSPPEAGQGGLAAWDKAPEDDDDEPLSAAAQSPKFLTVYVVLDKALYNYMGSDPNAATQNVIQAFNLINNMFNPLNITIVLSSLELWAEGDKISTAGDTDDILQRFLQWKQLSLEPQAHNIASLLGYRHQGALVGAAAPGKACQRGAAATVTLYHGNVTLESFSVLLAQVLGHSLGMSPDSPRGCSCPGRVCTMSPEALYFSGSKAFSNCSIRDFEVFLKQGRGDCLFSSPRLSRQSRQSGAVCGNGVVEPGEQCDCGTAQECLKDRCCTPNCRLKPRAKCASGLCCRNCQFKWRNTLCRPAADAQCDLPEFCSGSSASCPPDVYVQDGQECWRGTGYCYRGRCQSPDLQCRRIYGTDSKNAPVMCYEEINGQRDRFGHCGFEQNRKYRRCLWRDLRCGKLVCTYPSHKPFLAPATAVMYARVKHHICVTLNYLNVSTWLDPLLVTPGTKCGSGRVCMNGTCHPVSVLGPICDSNTKCHGHGVCNNKGNCHCNMGWQPPDCQWRGSRQGGSMDSGLQFTEGGVHRSLDDGDMAWLVLGSCLILLLLTGALGLGLWRQQMPGQRHGEWAPGTQGQSCQHPTGPGWTLPMSCPS is encoded by the exons ATGTCGTGGTCACAA GTTTGGTCCCAGATCACGGTCCCGCAGCAGCTGGGGGCCAGCACGAAAGGAGAGGAGGGGCTGAAGCAGGCACg ATGTGGTGGCAGCTGTAACAATGGTACTGCCAGCAccagggtggctgcagccaCACTGTGCTCCCCCTTTGCTGTTCACAGCAGGCCTTGGATTGTGCTATTCCCAACTCCCTGTTCCCATTTCTCcccttctctgcttttctgtatGCACAAGGAGGCAGTGTCCTACACCCTGAGGATTGAGGGGAAGCCTTACACCatccacctgcagcagca TGCCTTTCTATCTGATGATTTCCAGACTTACGTGGCCAGTGAGCAGGGATCTTTGCACGCTGATTCTGCCCACTCTGAG GGAGGCTGCCACTACTGGGGCTACATCGATGGCttccccagctcagcagtgacCCTCAGCACCTGCTCAGGGCTCAG gggtttgCTGCAGTTTGAGAACGTGAGCTACAGCATCCAGCCCCTGGGCTACTCCCCTGCCTTCCAGCACGTGCTGTACCGAGTGGGTGAGGAGCAGATGGCAGCAGCCccccctgcccagagcccccctgaggcagggcagggtgggctggCAGCCTGGGACAAGGCCcctgaggatgatgatgatgag CCCCTCTCGGCCGCTGCACAATCTCCCAAATTCCTCACAGTGTACGTGGTTTTGGACAAGGCTTTG TACAACTATATGGGATCAGACCCGAATGCTGCGACACAGAACGTAATCCAGGCCTTCAACTTAATCAACAAT atgtttAATCCTCTTAATATCACTATTGTGCTGtcctccctggagctgtgggcagagggggATAAAATATCAACAGCAGGGGACACAGATGACATTCTACAGCGATTTTTACAGTGGAAACAGTTGTCTCTGGAGCCACAGGCACACAACATTGCTTCTCTCTTAGG gTACAGGCACCAAGGAGCCCTCGtgggtgcagcagctccaggaaagGCATGTCAgagaggtgctgctgccacagtGACCCTG TACCATGGGAACGTGACCCTGGAGtccttctctgtgctgctggcacaggtgcTGGGCCACAGCCTGGGCATGAGCCCCGACAGCCCCcgaggctgcagctgccctggacGGGTCTGCACCATGAGCCCTGAGGCGCT ATATTTCAGCGGGTCAAAAGCCTTCAGCAACTGCAGCATCAGGGACTTTGAGGTCTTCCTgaagcagggcagaggggattGCCTTTTCAGCAGCCCGCGGCTGAGCCGCCAGTCCCGGCAGAGCGGCGCCGTGTGCGGCAACGGTGTGGTGGAGCCGGGCGAGCAGTGCGACTGTGGCAcggcacag GAATGCCTGAAGGACAGGTGTTGCACTCCAAACTGTAGACTGAAGCCGAGAGCAAAATGTGCCTCTGGATTATGTTGTAGAAACTGTCAG ttCAAGTGGAGGAACACGCTGTGCCGCCCGGCCGCCGATGCCCAGTGCGACCTGCCCGAGTTCTGCAGCGGCTCCTCGGCCTCCTGCCCGCCCGATGTGTACGTGCAGGACGGGCAGGAGTGCTGGCGTGGCACCGGCTACTGCTACCGGGGACGCTGCCAGTCCCCAGACCTGCAGTGCAGGAGGATCTACGGGACAG ACTCCAAGAACGCTCCTGTGATGTGCTACGAGGAGATTAACGGGCAGCGGGACAGGTTCGGGCACTGCGGGTTCGAGCAAAACCGCAAGTACCGGCGCTGTTTGTGGAG GGACCTCAGGTGTGGGAAGTTGGTCTGCACATACCCATCCCACAAGCCCTTCTTAGCACCTGCCACTGCCGTGATGTACGCCCGGGTGAAGCATCATATCTGTGTGACTCTGAACTACCTGAACGTGTCCACATGGCTGGATCCCCTTCTGGTCACTCCAGGGACAAAGTGTGGCTCTGGAAGG GTGTGTATGAACGGCACATGCCACCCAGTGTCGGTGCTGGGACCGATCTGTGACAGCAACACAAAGTGCCACGGCCACGGG gtgTGCAACAACAAGGGCAACTGCCACTGCAACATGGGCTGGCAGCCCCCCGACTGCCAGTGGAGGGGGTCCCGCCAGGGGGGCAGCATGGACAGCGGGCTGCAGTTCACAGAGGGAG GTGTGCATCGATCACTGGATGATGGTGACATGGcctggctggtgctgggctcCTGCCTCATCCTGCTGTTGCTGACGGGGGCCCTGGGGCTCGGCCTGTGGCGGCAGCAGATGCCCGGCCAGCGCCACGGGGAGTGGGCACCGGGCACCCAGGG acagagctgccagcaccctACAGGCCCTGGATGGACATTGCCCATGAGCTGCCCCAGCTGA